The sequence below is a genomic window from Rhodococcus sp. 4CII.
AGGCACGGCGTCGTGATCGCCCGGTAGGCCTGACGGCGATCGAAGCTGCGATCCATCTCCATCTGCGCGCGAACACCGTTCGACGTCCGGCCGCCGCTGAACTCGAACAGGTCGAGCCAGTCGCGGGCCGTGTGCGGGTCGACGAGCGACGCGGGCGACAGGTTCATCACGGCGGTCACCGCGGCCCGGTACTTGGCCGGGAGTTCGACCCCGCTGTCGTGGAGGGCGCGCTCACCCTCGGTGAGGGTCTGCTGGAAGTAGTCCATGCGGGCATGACCGGCGAGGAAGGCCGCCTTGTGGACGAGGTCGGGCCGGGACAGCGCAAGTTCCTGTGCGACACGGGCACCCATCGAGGTGCCGACGACGCGGGCCGGGCCGCCACCGAGGTGTTCGATCAGTCCTGCCGTGTCCGCGACGAGGTCGTCCATGGTGATTCCGTCGACGCTTTCACCGGACGGCGCGATGCCGCGGTTGTCGAACGTGCAGACGCGGTATCCGGCGTCGATGAGCGCGGGCGTCTGATGAAGATCCCACACACGCCCCGGACTCCCGGTTCCCATGATGAGCACCACCAAATCGCCGGACCCCTTGACCTGGTAATTCAGGGGGATCCCGTTGATCGTGGCGATCGTCATGTTGCCTTCCTTCCATGGGCGGTTCACCAAATAAGATTGGATAGCCTAAGCTGGCCTCGAA
It includes:
- a CDS encoding alpha/beta fold hydrolase; its protein translation is MTIATINGIPLNYQVKGSGDLVVLIMGTGSPGRVWDLHQTPALIDAGYRVCTFDNRGIAPSGESVDGITMDDLVADTAGLIEHLGGGPARVVGTSMGARVAQELALSRPDLVHKAAFLAGHARMDYFQQTLTEGERALHDSGVELPAKYRAAVTAVMNLSPASLVDPHTARDWLDLFEFSGGRTSNGVRAQMEMDRSFDRRQAYRAITTPCLSIGFADDRMIPPYLSREVAEAIPSARYYEIPDVGHYGYLEQPEVVNKVLLEFLAN